The sequence below is a genomic window from bacterium.
CCCGCCGGGGCCGCCGGTGAATGAAGAGGGCCGGATGCACCAGCATCTCGTGGTAGATGAACTCGTCCCGCTCGGTGGTCTGCACCGCCCCATCAAGAATGAGCATGCGCCCGAAATGCTCCGTCCCGATGATGCGGACGTGCTGGAAGGGACTCTGCTCCTCAAAATAGGTGCGGCGCACCTGGATGGTAAATCCGGTCTGGGGGGTGTGGAATTCCGTGTACCAGGTCTTCCCCGCGGGAGGGGCGCCTGGAATGATGACTGGGGGCTTGGCCATATCCATGCCTAGTCCCAGAGCACTACAGCGGCGAAGGCCGCTCCCTTCTTCTTCACCACATGCCCGGCCACAACGCTTTTGAGGGCTTTCACTTTCTGGCCGCGGAACTCCATGCCCTCGACGGCCATGCGGCGCACTTGCTCTTCCACGACCGCCTCGGGGGCGAAGTCATGGTGTTCCATGATGAGGCCGCAGTGATCTTCATCTTCGGGATAGGCGATGGCAACACCCGCCGTCAGCATCTGTCCCGGCTCGGAAGAGGTGATGGAGGAGTATGCGACCGGCACGAGGGCGCCCTGGGGAAAGCGGACGGGCGAAATCTCCTGGCACCGGGGAGGAAGAATGCTGCTCAGGCGGACCAGGTTCGTATTGCCCACACCGGCACTCAAGAGCGCGGCGTCAAACGCATTCAGTTCCGAAAAACCTTCGGCGCAGCCGCAAACCATGAAATATTTGGTGGGGGTCGAAATGACCATGGCGCTGCTTTCTCCTGAATGGACCACTCGCTTAGAGGGAGACCGCTTCTTCCGTGCTGATGGGCGGCCCCACGAGAACCTCGGGGCGTCCCCCAATGGCTTCTCCAAGAATGCCCCGCGAAATCTCTTTCGCCACAACACGCTCGGCACCGAAGGACTTCTCCAGCAGGCGAAAAGCGGCATCGACATCCACCGGGCCGCAGGAGAAGTAGTCCACCGCCGCATAGCCGTACTCCGGCCAGGTATGGACCGCCAGATGACTCTCCTGGACCACCACCACCCCGCTGACCCCGTGCGGGCTGAAATGATGAAACACGCTCTGGACGATCGTCGCACCACTGGCATCGGCGGCCGCGTTCATATACTGCTCAATCACCTGCGGATCGTTCAGAACACTGGGACTGCAATCGTAGAACTCGGCGAGAATGTGGCGGCCCAATGCATTCACAGGCATCTTCCTCCCATCCGCGGGACCTTCTCCCGTAGACACGACAAGGCGGTGTGCCGTCCCCAGTTAAAAACTCGGTGGCGTTGAAACCCACAATATCTTGGCCGGCTGCTTCGAGGTGTTCATCACCCCGTGGGTGCGGTCGGCAACATAGTAAAAGCAATCTCCCCGGCGGGCCGTGGTCTGCCATTTTCCGTACTTGACGACCACCTGTCCCTGAAGCATGTAGCCGAACTCCTCGCCTGCGTGAGATTTTTCCTCCAGTTTTTCACCCGGCGCAAGATTGACAATCGCCGGTTCCATCTCGCAATTCGCCGCGCCGGGCACCATCAACTCGAACTCGCTGACCTCCGGGTAGGTGTCTGCGCTGGTCCGATCGGTGGGGCCGAAAACAAAACGCTCCTCGTCCTGCCCGCGGAAGAACTCGACGATATCCGTGTCCAGGGCCCGCAGAATCCCCATCAGGCTCTCCAGCGAGGGCGAGGTCAGGTTGCGCTCAAGCTGGCTGATGAATCCCTTGGTCAGATTCGATCGGGAGGCCAACTCTTCCTGGGTCAGATCGAAGGAACGCCGCAGGTCGAGAATCCGCTCCCCGATGCGCAAGAAGCTGTGCTCGCTCCGCTGCCTGCGTACTCTCTCGGCTGGTTCGCTTGCCCGTCCCATGATCCACCCCTTCGAACCGACCCCAGGCAGGGAAACGAAACGCCAAACGACCCGGAAACGGCGTCCGCCCGATTCCTCCGCGGAGTTTAACAAACTAAACAAATGAAGAGTCATTCATTAAACAAGGCGGAGAATATATATAGAGATTTTGGGGGGATGTCAACGATTTTTCCGTCTCCCTTTTTGAGAATTTTTCCCCAAGGGACACGGCGCACCCGCCCCCCGGCTGGGAGATTTCCTTGCCCGGTGGCATGATGGGGGGTATGGAGTCCTGCAAATCCAGCAAAATCAATAGACTCTGCTGCGGGCCGATTCAGGGAGAGCGCCGTGAGCAAGACCATCCCCGTGGAAACATTTGAGCAGGTGGACATCCGGGTGGGCTGGATTCTAAAGGTGGGGGCGTTCCCGCGGGTCAGAAAATCCCTCCCCGTCACAGAAAACGCTAGGCGGCATTTGGGAAGAAGAGAGCATGGCTTTTTGCGTTTTTTTTAAAAACAGGTATTTATTGCGTGTTGTGGCCGCTACTTCCGCATAAGGCCGAAGCTGAAGCCTTTGATGAGGTGCTTCTGGATGAGGATACCCAGTATCACCACGGGCACCGTGATGACGGTGCCGATGGCGGCCTGGGGACCGTAGAGGCGGCCCTCGACCGCGCTCTGGAACTTATTGAGCAGCACCGGAAGGGTTGAGATCTTCGGCTGGGTCAGCGTCAGGGCGAGGAGAAACTCGCTCCAGTTCAGGATGAAAATAAACAGGAAGGTCACCACCATCCCCGGCGCCACGAGCGGGACGACCACCCGCCGGAGGGTGTAGATGCGCCCCGCCCCCATGAGTTTCGCCGCGTGCTCGAGGGTGTAGGGCACCTCGTCAATGAAGCTGAGCATCATCCAGATAACGAAAGGCAGCGTCGTCGCTACATACAGCAGCCCCAGCCCCGTGTAGGAGTCGAACAGGCTCAGCCGCGTGCCCGTGATAAATTCTGTCGCATAGGGAATCAGAATGGCGTAGTACATCACGATGGGGATGGCGATGACGATGGGCGGGACCATGCGGATGGTCAGAATCATGTAGCGGAAATTCTTCCCGCCCACGCTATAGCGCGAGATGGAGTAGGCGAGAAACGTCCCCAGCAGAAGGGACAGCAGGGAGCTCGCCGAGGCGATAAGAGCCGAATCCCCCAACGAACTCCAGATATTGAATGCCTGCTCGGTCGCTTCCCGGCTGAGTTTCTCGTCGAATCCGCTGGCGGAGAAGGCGAAGATCTGCTGGTAGTTGA
It includes:
- the speD gene encoding adenosylmethionine decarboxylase, producing MPVNALGRHILAEFYDCSPSVLNDPQVIEQYMNAAADASGATIVQSVFHHFSPHGVSGVVVVQESHLAVHTWPEYGYAAVDYFSCGPVDVDAAFRLLEKSFGAERVVAKEISRGILGEAIGGRPEVLVGPPISTEEAVSL
- a CDS encoding cupin domain-containing protein: MGRASEPAERVRRQRSEHSFLRIGERILDLRRSFDLTQEELASRSNLTKGFISQLERNLTSPSLESLMGILRALDTDIVEFFRGQDEERFVFGPTDRTSADTYPEVSEFELMVPGAANCEMEPAIVNLAPGEKLEEKSHAGEEFGYMLQGQVVVKYGKWQTTARRGDCFYYVADRTHGVMNTSKQPAKILWVSTPPSF
- a CDS encoding carbohydrate ABC transporter permease, which codes for MMNDAHSRKAEISFAKRYNLFSWFRHGVLLGWASIVLFPIFWMISTSFKDSGDWVTWPPSWLPSFLGGGYKTTLLNYQQIFAFSASGFDEKLSREATEQAFNIWSSLGDSALIASASSLLSLLLGTFLAYSISRYSVGGKNFRYMILTIRMVPPIVIAIPIVMYYAILIPYATEFITGTRLSLFDSYTGLGLLYVATTLPFVIWMMLSFIDEVPYTLEHAAKLMGAGRIYTLRRVVVPLVAPGMVVTFLFIFILNWSEFLLALTLTQPKISTLPVLLNKFQSAVEGRLYGPQAAIGTVITVPVVILGILIQKHLIKGFSFGLMRK
- a CDS encoding arginine decarboxylase, pyruvoyl-dependent, which gives rise to MVISTPTKYFMVCGCAEGFSELNAFDAALLSAGVGNTNLVRLSSILPPRCQEISPVRFPQGALVPVAYSSITSSEPGQMLTAGVAIAYPEDEDHCGLIMEHHDFAPEAVVEEQVRRMAVEGMEFRGQKVKALKSVVAGHVVKKKGAAFAAVVLWD